In Papaver somniferum cultivar HN1 chromosome 9, ASM357369v1, whole genome shotgun sequence, the genomic stretch AAAATTTCCCTTCCTTCATCATCTCTTGCATATACTCGACTTAagatattatcatgaaaatcttctatggTTTTGAATGAACATATGATCGAGttacagaatagattctttgctttcgCTCCCACCTCAATAAAAAATGTGTTCCTATCCATTTAATTTCCGTATTTATTTCCTtgacatggtggtggtggtaaatttcCTTTTTGATTTAATAGAAAGTGGTCTAATTTCCCATACTCGATCATCCGCAATATAATCTTTCTCACATTTCTGCAGTTGCTGGTTGTATGACCATGGAATCTGTGATAGACACAAACCTCTTTACTCCTCCTCCCCGGTGATGGATCTTCGCCTGCATTATTtggttctggaatatcatccattAGGAGAGCAGCTTCCCATACTTTATCTACTGTAGTATTTAGTTTTGACAGATTTACTTGTTCCCACACGATTCTTCTAGCTTTCTTGTTATAATTTGTTTGTTGTCCTGTAGAGTTACCTGGCTGAATTGTATCATTacttccatatttttgaagttgtttATCTTTGTACTCTTTTTCAAACTCTGCTTGATCTGCACTTCCCATATCCACTAATTTTTGTTCCATTTCTGCATTACTCCTTCCTTGATTTCTctgcgatgtactcgcaacaacaTTCGTGAGTCTCGGAAGTAAACTTGTATTTCCACCTTTCGAATTTGATACTGCaactgggtaagattccatatcTCTCTGCTTTTCTTCGAGggctatatattcttcttgaaattcgcgtAATTCTGACATTGTAATTGTATCCTTTACTCTAAATATTTGAGTGTACAATAGATCTGTTGCGAAAAGAGAATTTATGAATGCCGTAATAAGATGTCTCTCGTCCACCCGCCTTCCAATTTCACTACACAATTTTCTCCAGCGAGTCGTTAGATGACGTAAACTTTCATTCgttcttctgcgaagtccaaATGCAGTTTCAATCCCCGGTCTTGATAGATTGTTACTTATGTACTGCCCCAAAAAGATGTTTTGTAAATGATGGAACGAACCAATGGACTCTACAGGTAATACTTCAAACCACTTCAGAGTTTCACCTGCTAAGCTTgcagcaaaatacttgcacattactgcatcataattttcccactgcaataaaCATCTAGAGTAAGCCTTCACATGTTGGATCGCGCATGCATTTCCGTCTAATATGCTTGTGAATGCGGGTAAACTGCACTTAGATGGTATCAGTGCTCTTTTAATTTCTTTTGTAAATGGTGTTTTTCCTGCTTCCTCCACTGCTTCTTCTAGTTGTCTTCTCCCATCATTTCCTTTtgcagtcatcatttctcttaattctgccatTTCCCTGAGTATTTCTTTGTTGAACGATTGATCCAAATCTTCTTGCATAGGTATTTTTAGCCTTGCTTGTCTCAATCTGTTCTCATGATTATTTTGGTGTATTGCCTCTTGTATCTCCTGTTTTtcatcttcctctcttcttcgccTACGCCTTTCAGTATTTGTTTCAATTTGTATTCTATCGTGTATTTCTTCATTGTATGTGCGATCATATTGATGTcttgatatttctctttcttgtggtgTCATTCGACCTTGATTCGTATCTTCTACGCGATGATGTTCGCGCCCCCTTCTTCTACTATGAATGTGACGCAATCCACTTTGTAATTCgctttcttctaattcttcccttCTTTGCTGTCTGTCTCTTGCACGCGCAGCTTCTCGTTCGCGCTCATATTCTTCTCTGTGCATCTCCCTACCATATAATATCATTTGTCCTTTCCTTGgacattcttcttctctttcaggaTTAGTATTTGCTCTATGAAGAAGTTCGCGTGGATGCTCATAACGATTAGTTGCTAACTCAATTATACGTCTCCTTTCCCTGTGATCTTCCaaattttcatattcttgtgagTTTTATTCAATGACCTCCATATTTGCTCTCGCCTATCGTTTCTTCGATTAGATTGGCTCTATCTGGAAGAATTCCTACTGGATCTTGATCTTGAGCGTGTAACGCTTCTTGACCTTTGTTCTTGcaatctaagattctcttctcgtaaatcatcattttgacggaTCAAATTCGCACGCTCCTCTTCTTCCCTCTTtctttaaattattattttttgcctAAGCTCTGCAATCGTCATATTTCCTTCACTCGCTGTAATTGGTTCTTCGTTCCCATTTCTCTATTCTTCTTCTGTAGAATTTGTCATCGCAGTGtggacactcactctatcataaacAATATTCTGTTCTTGTCCTCGCTGAAATCGAATTGGATTTTCTTCTCTTTGATTTTCatccattctttcttcttctccttgctcaagatttgtaattcttcttcgtTCAGCGAGTCTGTTACTCCTTCTAGTCGTCATTCTTGCTCCACAACAGATTCAGTTCTTACCATTTTCTTTTTCACTATTCTGACTTCactattttctttttcaatttatgATATTATATCAGGATTTATCATCCAGAGCTGTTTCCAAGCGCaaaaaatgtagttgtaagaaatcttacaactacactccacttaATCTAATTATTTTTCTATGTAGTCATCTCGGATAACGatcttattgattgaatatattcaAATTGTTCAcaagatagatggaaatctacaaTAACACTTCTCGTAAGCTaaactcactttctctctcttacaaTCTCTCTTACAAGACTTGTGTTCGAATCCTCTACAACACAActactctctcctttatataggattttacatagtggatgacagctaagaatctCTTTATTTTCGGGATCTTTgtgcgacatattcgctcatatacaatcgctcatcttcgcatatctTACATTTTCGCATAACTCCTCACACTTTacccgtgactttgctgacatcatctgatgTGACATCTCAATTTGTTGTGTGCGATACTCCTCGCATATGTTATGTTCGTTACTTCGCGTAATTACTAATATGTGcaatatttaactcctacacatGCAACACTAAATGTATGTGCTTTAGTTTCTTTTCTGTACCGGTTATTGTATTTTATTAAAGTTGGCCTCACTTACTCACGAAATGTTTTTCTCGTTATGTAGGAGGTGGGAATTCACGAAGTTCAGCCGTACCGACTGAGGCAAGTGGAAGTCATATAACACAATTGTTCTAGATGGTGTCAACGCTAAGTTACTTGGATGTCATGAACGGTTGCCTAGACGTCAACCCAATCAATTGTTCTTAAATGTCGTTTTAATAGAAAATCAATAATGGGTTTAGAACTTGAGTTTTTCTGTGGTAAAGTAACAGTTTGTCAAACTTTGGAGTTTTGTGCATTTTGATTTAAGCTTGGGTAACACTATTGGCTATTGCATGGCATGCAAAGAAAAAGTTGGCCGAGCAATTGACATCCCTTCTTTTTAAGCATAACACGGTGCATTTTGTGTAACTTTCATCTGCTGTAGTATTCAGTGGTGTCTGTGTTGAACATATTCAACTTAAATAACATTGCAATCTACTAGTAAGTATAATTAGGACACAATATAAACAAACCTAattatcaatttttttattttatttttgaagcatgcCTACTTCTCAACTAGCATTAATATAATACGAGTACTAGGCGGTGTTCCATTGTACAGTGACCCAAACTTAAGTCTCTTATTCAGCAACTTATTAGCTGAAAATGATGAAATTCCTGTCTTTCTGGATGATGTCAATCCCATTGGCAGGAAATGGCAGTAGAAACAATATATACTCGTCCTACGGCTTCTGCTCTCTTGCGTTTTCTTATAACTTTCTTTTTTTATTAGGTGATATTTTCCGGATTGAAGAGTACGTTTTTGTTCCACTGGAAGGTTAAAAATTTCCATTTCATTCATGCAATGGAGAAACCTAATCTGCACATACATATTCAAAACATGGTACTCACGTACCTCTGTAGCTAGACTACTCTCATCACTGTTTAAATAGTATATGTACCATATCCTGTAACAAGGTGTACATGAATCTGCAAGTTGGTGATCATTAAGCATCTAGCATTCTCACTATGATCCACTAATTAATATCTTGCCGTTGGTGAACTATTAAGATTGAGCCTTCAGCATCATAATCAGGAGATGTTACCATAGCTCCGATAGCTCCATGATCTTCACATTCCGCCCAATCAGTATCTAATCCTgaaaatatttttgaatcaatGATCTGTTGTCTCCCTACGACCATAAGATCGAAATCGTCGTGAAGTGACCGGACTGCCCATATTGTTTCCGCAACATCTTTCACCTCTACTTCTTTATATATCAAGGTGTCGTCGTGCGCTGTGTTAACCCTGAAATGGTTTACCAATTCATCATCAAGTAACTTGTGCCTATCAACATCAATGCTAACAGATTCGTTGCCATAGTCAATAACTCCATCAGATGACAGAGTCGCAGGACAATAAAACCTAACAAGAGTAACAAAGACTTCCGGATGATGAATCATGTTCATCGCAAAAGCCAGTGCTTCTCGATCATCCGGGCCGCCAAAAAAGAGTACTATCACGCGGTAAGGCGTGTCGGAAAAGAAGCAAGGAGGTTGTGTTTGGTGATTATTACCATCAATGAACACCCCGAGTGAGCAAGGGGAGCTTCGCAACAGATTTTGAAGAAGTGTTTTGATAGAACGATTAGATATATTTGATCTGGCAAGATCATCCCTCCTACTTACTGCGTCTTGCCTGTAGAAAGGGAAGATTATGAGAGCAGTCCTCTTGTCAACTGACATGCTGCATATGTCGGTGTGCATTGAAGCATACGGAGAGATGGTGGAGAATGGATGAACTGTAACAAGGTTCTGGTACCGGTTTTGGAATTGCTGGAAGACATTGATAATCCTATCCGATTTGGTAAGGTTCGATGTGGAAGCACGTTTATGCAATGGGTGGGAAATAAGAAGAGGAGTAGCACGACCAACGAGTTCAACAAGATGGAGGAGATAAACGGTGAGGGAGTGGAGTTCTGTAGGATTAGAGGCTTCAAGGAGTCTGATTATGCCTGGAACCTCGTCTTGGGTATGAACACATACAAGTACACGAAAATCTGAGTTGTTTCCATTCGACTGCAAAATAGACCTCCCTTTGTAGGTTAAGTATTTCAATGAAGGGTCATAGAGGTATTTCACCGCTGGTGTAATAACTGCTACTAGCACTACAAGTGTGAGAACCATGATTGTATTTGCTGCACTAAATATTTCCTGCGGAATAAATAAAGTGTAAAACATGTTAATTGAAGGCTATTCTGCAATCACTAAAAGAAACACTTTTTATAGTGTATATATGAAGACGTACTTGTTGTTGTTTTGAATCTAGCCAGGTGTTAAGTATGGAAACCTCGACAATGCCTTTAAAGTTCATAATGAGTCCAAGCAACAAACTATCTCGCTCAGAGACTCCAAGAAGCACAGCTGGGATGAAAAGCCCGATAAACTTTCCAAGGATACAACCAAGGATGACCAGAAAAACACGCCATAGATATGTAAAATGGACATCGTAAATGTTCGTCTTAAACCCAACGATCCCCATATGAAGAGGCATGAAAAATACAGTCACAATGCGTAGTTTCTGAACTAGAGCAGATCCTAAAGGTGGACCATCAGGTATAGCCAAACCAAGAAAGAATGCCCCAACCGTACCATTCAATCCGCAATATTCACTAGCTAGACCACATAGTAGAACTGAAATCATTATTAAGGAAATGTAAACATCATTTACTGGTCTTCCTTCAGGTGTATTCTTTACAACCCATAATGCTGCCGGGCGCACAATTAAAAATATGTATATCAGCGTCCCCAACATGAGTAACACTACAGTTCTTCCATGTGTTGGGTTTCCTCTTGAGAATAATTGGCCGAGTAAGGTGAAGAATTTTTCACCCGTatgaagaaaatcagcaaccatGGCTACATGAATTGCTAAACTGCCTAGGTCAGAGTTAAGAATGTTGAGATCAGTAAGCATATAAGCAATAACAGGAAAAGAAATCATGCCGAATAGATTTACTACTTTCTTAGAGCTCTGAAACCCTGTCATCTTCGTAGGTGACTTTAATCCATTTATATCATCATATGCGGGTATACGGCTAAGTAATTCTCCTGATATATAGGAGAAAACAATACAACAGAATCCGATGATGTATGTTGGCCAACGAGCTTTCTTCAATATTTTAGGATCCATTTGAACTCCCACTTTAAACATAAAAAACATGGAACTGAAATGAGCAAGCATGTCTACCACTTGAAATCCATCTTTAGGGAATAGGAAATATGTAATCCCTATAGGCGTGCGATCTGATATTTTAATAAGTGGATAGCTAAGAATCCATGGACTTGCAAGTATCCCTCCCTATACATATAAAATTTATGACATAGCCGTCAAtagtcttaaaaataaaaaggtaCGTACTTAATATCCATGACAAATAATTGTAGTATAATAAATTAGGCTTACCAGTATTTGAGAAACAAGTAACGGTTGATGGAACCGTGACAATACCATATGAATGAAATGAGGTACAAGTGAAAGTATAGAAATTTGCAAGCAAACACTTGGTAGAGGAGCAAAACCCGAAAAATCATTTAAACGTTGATAAAACAATCCTCCCGAACCGACTTGTCCTGGAATTGTACAGAGAGCAAATATATGTGCATTTGATCCCATACCGCTGTCCCCGGACACCCTAACTCACAGGCAGCCGGAACCAGAAGTGCTGTGCACAAGAGAAAACAAGCAACAAGGAGCTCAACAACGAGAttacatatatttttctttttctgagtTTTGATTGAAAAGATGAATTACAGAACAAATGAGAGAAAGAAAATGGATGTAATAATCCATTCCCAATTTTGGTATTCATCTGTTATTGCctgactaaccattattgtaattATAAGGTCAAATCAATCTATTGACTATTTTTGATAATAGTCAATGATATTCAGCCTGGCAACTCCAAAAAATAGTGGCATTTCTAGGGTCACTGGAACCTCAGCAATCGCACATTATCTTAGAGAGAAACTTCTGCATGTCACTTTTAGTAGGGCAGTAAATCTGTTAAGGGATGATATATCACAAATAATTAAacgaaattaaaaaagaaaataaaaaattaaaaagagaatGACCTTATAATGGCGTGACTGAGGTGCTACTGAATGACAAACTACTATGAAGTTCGTACATATTATTGTTTTTTGCATCCAAGGCACTGGAAATTGCAGAAACATGAATTCCTTAGATGCGTGATTTTATATCCAGGGACTGCTCCTGTTAGTGCTCTTTTCATGAGAAGAGTTGAATTCCTCAAAGGTAATTCCTGGGTTGACCAAAAATAACAAGGCTGCTAACGGGGTATCAATTTGTTAGGGGGTGTACCAACCCCAAGGCAAATGATGTTTTGTCTTATTAgcatttggtacacccccaagcaaaATCAGTccccctattagcaatcttgaAAAATAGCCCTCCCCCCAAATCCATGACATTTCATGGTTTAGTCTTCTCTACGACGTGTTGGAGATATTTCCATGCCGGGAAGCTGAACTGGAGCACATGGATTGTAGTAGTAGAAAATCCTACTACTACACCCCTTAAAAGAAAACATCATGAAGAACATCAAGGAATAGTTTTATTAAGTATAGAAATCAATACACATATGATAGATATAtagaaccctaatttaggaaacaaatatttttttctctcctaaagttctatctccactctccaaaagatctctctctaccACAAGTGGCTGGTCCTATATatagggattttacatagtggaggacagctaataaagcccctattttcggatctaacATGCGAGTTGCTCGCTCCCGTACACTGTGTCTTGTCGCACATACTCTTGGACTTCCCACAGctctcacactttactcgtgactttgtgacGTCATTGATTCCGTCATTTAAGATATGCTACGTGCGAACTCTGCTCGCTCCTTAGCAATTCAGTGGTCTCGCGTGATTATTCatgtgtgcgatatttaacccctacattttgcctcttatCTTATCAATCTTTATTGTGGGAAGAGCGATGAGAGAACTGTTTTCATCCCCTTCTTCGCACCCTTTATGCGATTTTTCGCACTTTGTCAACCTTTCATCTTCTTTCCAAACCGAGAAACTTCCGGGTTTTCCGTGTAACCGCCAGCACGTCTTCGTCCCTGCAGTTTTTACTGACACGTCATCCCTTTTTACTTGATATAGACGGTTGTCTTCTTCCTTATTTAATCCCTCTTCAGAGAGAGAAAGACTTTCCttttagttcttcttcttcacaaactCTTTTCGTATTTCTGTCTCCCTCAAATCTTTATTTGAACTCGATGGATTCTTCTCACAGGTTCGTCTTTTCTCCTTTGTTACACTTTTGTTGGTTATGTTTATTTTTGGTATTATCTGTGAATCTTTGTAAGGATCTTATTCTTCCAACTTCGCCACCTCTCTTTTCTTTTCCACCAACAATTTCTACCTCTCTCGAATTAGATTCGGTGACTCAATCCATAACTTCTACTACTGAAGAAGTTCTTGCATCCATGCTAAACATTCCTATTACTACTTCTTCGGCTATTCCCGCATCTGTGGATCATTCCGTCTCCTCTCTTTAAGATGATACTGCTGCTATTTCTTCCATGAGCACTGTTCTGACTACTTATCCTCTTCGCACAGCTGGTCCTTCTCAAGCGAAATCTTTCACTCCTGAGGTTGGTGTCTTCGATGCTGCTGGTTCAGGGGATAGGCCTCTTCTTGATATTGTTCAGCTCACACATTCATCCTCCAATGACCCATCTCAACTTCGTTTATGCGAATCTCTCATCAAACTGTTGGGTAACTCTTCTTTGGATAAACCGTATAGGAGAGAGATCTTCGCTCAAATGGATTCATCCATGAATGCTTCCTTTGATCGTTTGGAGTCCCGCCGCCGATTTATTCAAGCTGAAGGTTTTTCAGATGCCAGCTCTACGATTCGTGAACTTACTCATCAGAATGCCCAACAGAGAGCTGAGGTTCATGCTGGGGAGATTACAGCCGAGAAACTTCGCAATAAAAACCAAGATCTTAGAGGTATATTTTTCACATCCCTTTACTCTTTTTGTGACTCCTTTAcatctttctctttctatttattCGCTGGTACCTTTTCCATTCTTTGCTTTTGTTCATGCGAACATATAGATTTGTGCCAAAAGCGAGGTATGGAGAGACATGAGTTTCAACATTCTTCTGAGGATGCAATTGCAGAGAATAAGGAGCTGCAGCATTAGCTGAATCTATTGTTTAGTGATCGCTCGTATTTAGTAGATCAAATCGATAATTTGAAGAATGAAAATCATGGCCTTAATGCCCAGCTTGACTCCCTGAACTCCCAAATATCCCATATTGCAGGGCTTTTATATGATATTGACTTAAGTAATAAAACTTTATCAGAGAAAAATCGCACCCTAATGGGAGAGAATCAATCCCTTTTGAAGGAAAAGGCGAACTATACCCAACAATATCTCACCCTTCGTCGTACCTGTACTGAGCAAGAGGAATCTCTCCAGTCTTTGAGAAATCAATATGACAACGATATAAGGAGAGTGTCCTTAGAAAATGACAAGATTATAAATAGCAAAGTGAAACTGACTGTTGAGATGAAGAAGCTTCGCGAACAACACACTCGT encodes the following:
- the LOC113311411 gene encoding cation/H(+) antiporter 15-like, which encodes MGSNAHIFALCTIPGQVGSGGLFYQRLNDFSGFAPLPSVCLQISILSLVPHFIHMVLSRFHQPLLVSQILGGILASPWILSYPLIKISDRTPIGITYFLFPKDGFQVVDMLAHFSSMFFMFKVGVQMDPKILKKARWPTYIIGFCCIVFSYISGELLSRIPAYDDINGLKSPTKMTGFQSSKKVVNLFGMISFPVIAYMLTDLNILNSDLGSLAIHVAMVADFLHTGEKFFTLLGQLFSRGNPTHGRTVVLLMLGTLIYIFLIVRPAALWVVKNTPEGRPVNDVYISLIMISVLLCGLASEYCGLNGTVGAFFLGLAIPDGPPLGSALVQKLRIVTVFFMPLHMGIVGFKTNIYDVHFTYLWRVFLVILGCILGKFIGLFIPAVLLGVSERDSLLLGLIMNFKGIVEVSILNTWLDSKQQQEIFSAANTIMVLTLVVLVAVITPAVKYLYDPSLKYLTYKGRSILQSNGNNSDFRVLVCVHTQDEVPGIIRLLEASNPTELHSLTVYLLHLVELVGRATPLLISHPLHKRASTSNLTKSDRIINVFQQFQNRYQNLVTVHPFSTISPYASMHTDICSMSVDKRTALIIFPFYRQDAVSRRDDLARSNISNRSIKTLLQNLLRSSPCSLGVFIDGNNHQTQPPCFFSDTPYRVIVLFFGGPDDREALAFAMNMIHHPEVFVTLVRFYCPATLSSDGVIDYGNESVSIDVDRHKLLDDELVNHFRVNTAHDDTLIYKEVEVKDVAETIWAVRSLHDDFDLMVVGRQQIIDSKIFSGLDTDWAECEDHGAIGAMVTSPDYDAEGSILIVHQRQDIN